One window from the genome of Paramisgurnus dabryanus chromosome 24, PD_genome_1.1, whole genome shotgun sequence encodes:
- the zbtb37 gene encoding zinc finger and BTB domain-containing protein 37 produces the protein MERAGSIQLDIPDFSNSVLSHLNQLRMQGRLCDIVVNIQGHSFRAHKVVLAASSPYFRDHMSLSEMSTVSISVIRNPSVFEQLLSFCYTGRLCLQLADIISYLTAASFLQMQHIIDRCTQILEGIHFKISLSDVEEEMGSGARRAVSQTIESGRGGATLGGSRSISPRHGTSRLIGNTGGVINIRDVREVREISPPGESMSPQIVEHSGIGSEEVGSGKEPILRINRAGQWYVETGAEAERGEDDVRVVDGFRIKTERMDEWMGVETQASAEEGSGAEEGPTVMIDTSGRSTVVQEGGRGGKSSQPSSSFSETDRFSPTGSVVVMADRQRAKSESPGRVDDQRRPTSQGEEQAVFDMGGYEEYLREQVGDRWFRYNPRLTCIYCCKSFNQKGSLDRHMRLHMGITPFVCRICGKKYTRKDQLEYHIRKHTGNKPFHCHVCGKSFPFQAILNQHFRKNHPGCAPQEVSHSASPETTTVTSRGGQNEDESPTQEEAEGNGAGGSGSSFGEGVQPSVSTTGPD, from the exons ATGGAACGAGCAGGTAGCATCCAACTTGATATTCCGGACTTCAGCAACTCTGTCCTGTCGCACCTAAACCAGCTGCGTATGCAGGGCCGCCTGTGTGACATTGTGGTCAACATTCAGGGCCACAGCTTTCGCGCCCATAAGGTGGTCCTCGCCGCCAGTTCCCCATACTTCAGGGACCACATGTCGCTGAGCGAGATGAGCACCGTTTCCATCTCGGTGATCCGCAATCCATCCGTGTTCGAGCAGCTTCTATCGTTCTGTTACACGGGCCGCTTGTGCTTGCAGCTCGCCGACATCATCAGTTACCTGACGGCTGCAAGCTTCCTCCAAATGCAGCACATTATTGACCGCTGCACCCAGATTTTAGAGGGGATCCACTTTAAGATCAGCCTTTCGGATGTTGAGGAGGAGATGGGAAGCGGAGCTCGCCGGGCGGTCAGCCAAACTATCGAGTCGGGGAGAGGTGGAGCAACGCTTGGAGGGTCCCGCTCCATAAGTCCCAGACATGGAACCTCAAGGTTGATTGGCAACACCGGAGGGGTGATCAACATCCGCGACGTCAGGGAAGTCCGGGAGATCAGTCCACCGGGGGAGTCAATGAGCCCCCAGATTGTCGAGCACAGCGGGATTGGCTCGGAGGAGGTGGGGTCTGGGAAAGAACCCATTCTTCGTATTAACCGGGCTGGTCAGTGGTATGTGGAGACAGGGGCCGAGGCGGAGAGGGGTGAAGATGACGTGCGTGTAGTGGATGGGTTTCGGATCAAGACGGAAAGGATGGACGAGTGGATGGGGGTGGAGACTCAGGCATCGGCGGAAGAGGGAAGTGGGGCAGAGGAGGGGCCAACGGTGATGATTGACACCTCAGGACGTAGCACAGTGGTGCAGGAGGGAGGACGAGGAGGAAAAAGTTCACAGCCTTCCAGTAGCTTCAGTGAGACAGACAG GTTTAGTCCAACAGGAAGTGTGGTTGTGATGGCTGATCGACAGAGAGCCAAGAGTGAATCTCCAGGAAGAGTTGATGACCAGAGACGCCCCACCTCACAG GGAGAGGAACAAGCTGTGTTTGACATGGGAGGATATGAAGAGTACCTTCGAGAACAGGTAGGAGATCGATGGTTTCGTTACAACCCCCGACTGACCTGCATCTACTGCTGCAAGTCCTTCAACCAGAAAGGCAGCTTAGATCGCCACATGAGGCTGCACATGGGAATCACGCCCTTCGTGTGCCGTATCTGTGGAAAGAAATACACCCGCAAAGACCAACTGGAGTACCACATCCGGAAGCACACGGGAAATAAGCCCTTCCATTGCCACGTGTGCGGCAAGAGCTTCCCGTTCCAGGCCATCCTCAACCAGCACTTCCGCAAGAACCATCCAGGCTGTGCTCCACAAGAGGTATCCCACAGTGCATCGCCCGAGACAACCACGGTCACCTCCCGCGGGGGCCAGAACGAGGATGAGTCGCCAACTCAGGAAGAAGCTGAGGGCAACGGGGCCGGAGGTTCCGGTTCGTCCTTTGGAGAAGGGGTTCAACCCTCTGTCTCCACCACTGGGCCCGATTGA
- the s1pr1 gene encoding sphingosine 1-phosphate receptor 1, producing MDDLIARHYNFTGKFRKVVDDRGLKADSVVFIIVCCFIILENVLVLLTIWRTKKFHKPMYYFIGNLALSDLLAGVVYTANILLSGANTYKLTPTQWFFREGSMFVALAASVFSLFAIAIERHLTMLKMKLHNNGKTCRVFMLISTVWFIAAILGGLPVMGWNCIESMNNCSTVLPLYHKAYILFCTTVFSVILMAIVILYARIYALVRTRSRKLVFRKVPNGRGCNKSSEKSMALLKTVIIVLSCFIACWAPLFILLLLDVACQIRACPILYKAEWFLALAVLNSAMNPLIYTLTSNEMRRAFIKMLHCGICSQPAGKFSRPIMGAEFSRSKSDNSSHPNKDEPEYSPRETIVSTGNITSSS from the coding sequence ATGGATGACCTCATAGCCAGACACTACAACTTCACAGGGAAATTTCGTAAGGTCGTCGACGACCGTGGACTCAAAGCCGACTCTGTAGTTTTCATCATCGTGTGCTGCTTCATCATTCTGGAAAACGTTCTGGTTCTCCTCACCATATGGAGGACCAAGAAGTTTCACAAGCCCATGTACTACTTCATTGGGAACTTGGCTTTGTCGGATTTGTTGGCCGGAGTGGTTTACACTGCAAACATCTTGTTGTCCGGAGCCAACACTTATAAACTGACCCCGACTCAGTGGTTTTTCAGAGAAGGGAGTATGTTTGTGGCTCTTGCTGCTTCTGTGTTCAGTCTATTTGCCATCGCTATCGAGCGACACCTGACCATGCTGAAGATGAAACTTCACAATAATGGCAAAACGTGCCGGGTGTTTATGCTCATCAGCACCGTGTGGTTCATCGCTGCCATTTTGGGCGGCTTGCCCGTCATGGGTTGGAATTGCATTGAGAGCATGAACAACTGCTCGACAGTTTTGCCTCTCTACCACAAGGCCTACATCCTCTTCTGCACCACCGTATTCAGCGTCATCCTCATGGCCATCGTCATCTTGTACGCCCGCATCTACGCCCTGGTTCGCACCCGGAGCCGTAAGCTGGTCTTCCGCAAGGTCCCCAATGGCCGCGGCTGCAACAAGAGCTCTGAGAAGTCCATGGCACTTTTGAAGACCGTCATCATCGTGCTGAGCTGTTTCATAGCGTGTTGGGCGCCACTCTTCATCTTGTTGCTCCTCGACGTGGCCTGCCAGATCCGTGCCTGCCCGATCCTTTACAAGGCCGAGTGGTTCCTGGCCTTAGCCGTGCTTAACTCCGCAATGAACCCTCTCATCTACACCCTGACCAGCAACGAGATGCGCAGGGCCTTCATCAAAATGCTCCACTGCGGGATCTGCAGCCAGCCCGCCGGCAAGTTTTCAAGGCCCATCATGGGTGCCGAGTTTAGCCGGAGCAAGTCTGACAACTCCTCCCACCCGAATAAGGACGAACCGGAATATTCGCCAAGGGAAACCATAGTGTCCACCGGGAATATCACTTCTTCTTCATAA